The Salminus brasiliensis chromosome 3, fSalBra1.hap2, whole genome shotgun sequence genome contains a region encoding:
- the LOC140551242 gene encoding replication protein A 32 kDa subunit-like, translating into MGSHGYNYKSSPGEASCSPSEGKSKRSRILCILPCTVSQLMSATPHQDAFFIKGIEINQVSVVGVIRRTKPSVAHVVYTLDDMTGPPVDVKQWMNLEDVNMNSCVIPPGTYIKLVGSLRSFQHRRSLVAFSIRRVEDLNEVTSHMLEVVQAHLLNDGSSCSMMKNKSMTSAIMSLSNARESTSYGFTANQSQVFNLIKSCPLAEGISVQSLRTTLKYLSLYDLRASLQFLINEGHIFSTVDEDHFKSTY; encoded by the exons ATGGGGAGTCACG GTTACAACTACAAATCATCTCCTGGTGAAGCTTCGTGTTCGCCCAGTGAAGGCAAGTCAAAG AGATCCCGAATATTATGCATACTGCCCTGCACAGTGTCCCAGCTCATGTCTGCCACTCCGCATCAGGATGCCTTCTTTATAAAAGGGATTGAGATCAACCAG GTGTCTGTGGTGGGTGTCATTAGAAGGACTAAACCCTCTGTGGCACATGTTGTGTACACTCTGGACGACATGACTGGACCTCCTGTAGATGTTAAGCAGTGGATGAATCTTGAG GATGTCAACATGAACAGTTGCGTTATTCCTCCTGGCACATACATCAAACTAGTGGGCAGCCTTCGCTCCTTTCAG CATCGCAGGTCTTTGGTGGCTTTTAGCATCCGTCGTGTAGAGGACCTAAACGAGGTCACCTCACACATGCTGGAAGTGGTTCAGGCTCATCTGCTTAATGATGGTAGCTCATGCAGTATG ATGAAGAACAAGTCCATGACCTCAGCTATAATGAGCTTGTCAAATGCAAGGGAATCTACATCCTATGGCTTTACTGCCAACCAGAGCCAG GTTTTTAACCTGATTAAAAGCTGTCCTTTGGCTGAGGGCATCAGCGTCCAGAGCTTAAGAACCACCCTGAAGTACCTGTCCCTCTATGACCTCAG GGCTTCCTTGCAGTTTCTTATAAATGAAGGTCACATTTTTTCAACAGTTGACGAAGACCACTTCAAGTCTACTTATTGA
- the ppp1r8a gene encoding protein phosphatase 1, regulatory subunit 8a isoform X1, which yields MAANPSTNTALFDCPSWAGKPPPGLHLDVVKGDKLIEKLIIDEKKFYLFGRNPDHCDFTIDHQSCSRVHAALVYHRHLKRVFLIDLNSTHGTFLGRIRLEPHKPQQVPIDSTMSFGASTRVYTLREKPQTQPSATTGDSGVEDEELKGLLGLPEEETELDNLTEFNTAHNKRISTLTIEEGNLDIQRPKRKRRSSRVSFSEDEEIINPEDIDPSVGRFRNMVQTAVVPLKKKKLEGHATLGLEDSVARRMQNFPLSSGLYGDLPPTSHDAGNQGIGAQGGSAMLGGLPLPFPNPAPEVDLSPTTVQPPAMLNPTPAPGPYTAEPLNEPRKKKYAKEAWPGKKPTPSLLI from the exons ATGGCGGCGAATCcaagcacaaacacagctctCTTCGACTGTCCGTCATG GGCAGGAAAACCACCCCCTGGGCTTCATTTGGACGTGGTTAAAGGAGACAAGTTAATAGAG AAACTGATCATAGATGAGAAAAAGTTCTACCTGTTTGGGAGGAACCCAGACCACTGTGACTTCACGATAGACCACCAGTCATGCTCGCGCGTGCATGCAGCACTCGTCTACCACCGGCATCTCAAGAGGGTCTTTCTCATCGACCTCAACAGCA CTCATGGGACCTTTTTGGGTAGAATTCGTCTGGAGCCCCATAAACCTCAGCAGGTACCCATTGACTCAACCATGTCTTTTGGGGCATCCACGCGAGTGTACACCTTGAGAGAGAAACCACAGACACAGCCCAGCGCCACCACAGGAGACAGTGGGGTGGAGGATGAGGAGCTCAAAGGATTGCTGGGGCTGCCAGAAGAGGAGACTGAGTtagat AACCTGACCGAGTTCAACACGGCCCATAACAAGCGCATCTCCACCCTTACAATTGAGGAAGGCAACCTAGATATCCAGAGACCAAAGAGGAAAAGGAGAAGCTCTCGAGTGTCCTTCAGTGAGGACGAGGAAATTATTAACCCAG AGGACATCGACCCGTCTGTGGGACGCTTCAGAAACATGGTGCAGACAGCAGTCGTTCCCCTTAAG AAGAAGAAACTGGAGGGCCATGCCACCCTCGGCTTGGAGGACAGTGTGGCACGGCGGATGCAGAACTTCCCTCTCAGCTCAGGGCTTTACGGTGACCTCCCCCCCACTAGCCACGATGCAGGTAACCAGGGGATCGGCGCTCAGGGTGGCTCCGCCATGCTGGGCGGCCTGCCTCTTCCCTTCCCCAACCCAGCTCCAGAGGTGGACCTTTCCCCGACCACGGTGCAGCCCCCTGCCATGCTGAACCCAACCCCAGCCCCGGGACCTTACACGGCAGAACCACTCAACGAACCTCGCAAGAAAAAGTATGCCAAAGAGGCGTGGCCTGGCAAGAAGCCCACTCCCTCTCTGCTTATCTAG
- the ppp1r8a gene encoding protein phosphatase 1, regulatory subunit 8a isoform X2: MQHSSTTGISRGSFSSTSTANLTEFNTAHNKRISTLTIEEGNLDIQRPKRKRRSSRVSFSEDEEIINPEDIDPSVGRFRNMVQTAVVPLKKKKLEGHATLGLEDSVARRMQNFPLSSGLYGDLPPTSHDAGNQGIGAQGGSAMLGGLPLPFPNPAPEVDLSPTTVQPPAMLNPTPAPGPYTAEPLNEPRKKKYAKEAWPGKKPTPSLLI; encoded by the exons ATGCAGCACTCGTCTACCACCGGCATCTCAAGAGGGTCTTTCTCATCGACCTCAACAGCA AACCTGACCGAGTTCAACACGGCCCATAACAAGCGCATCTCCACCCTTACAATTGAGGAAGGCAACCTAGATATCCAGAGACCAAAGAGGAAAAGGAGAAGCTCTCGAGTGTCCTTCAGTGAGGACGAGGAAATTATTAACCCAG AGGACATCGACCCGTCTGTGGGACGCTTCAGAAACATGGTGCAGACAGCAGTCGTTCCCCTTAAG AAGAAGAAACTGGAGGGCCATGCCACCCTCGGCTTGGAGGACAGTGTGGCACGGCGGATGCAGAACTTCCCTCTCAGCTCAGGGCTTTACGGTGACCTCCCCCCCACTAGCCACGATGCAGGTAACCAGGGGATCGGCGCTCAGGGTGGCTCCGCCATGCTGGGCGGCCTGCCTCTTCCCTTCCCCAACCCAGCTCCAGAGGTGGACCTTTCCCCGACCACGGTGCAGCCCCCTGCCATGCTGAACCCAACCCCAGCCCCGGGACCTTACACGGCAGAACCACTCAACGAACCTCGCAAGAAAAAGTATGCCAAAGAGGCGTGGCCTGGCAAGAAGCCCACTCCCTCTCTGCTTATCTAG